Proteins encoded in a region of the Ignavibacteriales bacterium genome:
- the purD gene encoding phosphoribosylamine--glycine ligase — MKKKNVLLIGSGGREHALAYKISLSNSLNKLFISPGNPGTIPVGKNISIDINDPTALINFCNKNEIDLVVVGPEQPLVDGLADALRANGFLVFGPSAKAAEIESHKSFAKGLMKKYSIPTAEYEKFSSSEIFEAKQYIKKSAYPLVIKADGLAAGKGVIICSNQDEADKAVDEIFVNNIFGVSGSKIIIEEFMQGEEASIFAVTDGEKFLCLPSAQDHKKIGDNDTGKNTGGMGAYSPAPIITNELLEDIKRTIISPVLNALNLEGRKFIGCLYAGLMITESGAKVVEFNCRFGDPETQAVVLTLNGDFLQLLYSAASGCLDTECCRYNGGSAVCVVAASSGYPDKYQKGFEITGLDYKEDGVIIFQSGTRELDGKILTNGGRVLGVTAFSESLNIRSAKIKAYKALNHIHFKDIYFRKDIADKALNKI; from the coding sequence ATGAAAAAGAAAAATGTTTTGCTCATAGGTTCCGGCGGCAGGGAACACGCTCTCGCTTATAAAATTTCTCTTAGCAATTCTCTTAATAAATTATTTATTTCACCCGGTAATCCGGGAACAATTCCTGTCGGTAAAAATATTTCTATTGATATTAACGATCCAACCGCACTCATTAATTTCTGCAATAAAAATGAAATTGACCTTGTTGTAGTTGGTCCCGAGCAGCCTTTGGTTGACGGCTTAGCAGATGCTCTTAGAGCAAATGGATTTCTGGTTTTCGGTCCTTCAGCAAAAGCGGCTGAGATTGAATCACATAAATCTTTTGCAAAAGGATTAATGAAAAAATATTCTATTCCAACTGCCGAATATGAAAAATTTAGTTCCTCCGAAATTTTCGAGGCAAAACAGTATATTAAAAAATCTGCCTACCCCTTAGTGATTAAAGCTGACGGCTTAGCTGCAGGGAAAGGAGTTATCATTTGTTCAAATCAGGATGAAGCTGATAAAGCAGTTGATGAAATATTTGTTAATAATATTTTTGGTGTCTCCGGTTCAAAAATAATCATTGAAGAATTTATGCAAGGCGAAGAAGCCTCCATCTTCGCCGTTACAGATGGTGAAAAATTTCTCTGCCTGCCTTCTGCTCAGGATCACAAAAAGATAGGGGATAACGATACAGGTAAAAATACAGGCGGCATGGGTGCCTATTCTCCTGCTCCAATTATTACGAATGAATTATTGGAAGATATCAAGCGAACAATAATTTCACCTGTACTCAATGCACTTAATCTTGAAGGTAGAAAATTTATTGGGTGTCTTTACGCAGGTTTGATGATTACTGAATCAGGTGCCAAAGTAGTTGAGTTCAATTGCCGTTTTGGCGATCCGGAGACACAAGCAGTTGTGTTAACACTGAATGGTGATTTCTTGCAGCTTTTGTACAGCGCTGCCAGCGGCTGCTTAGATACGGAGTGTTGTCGTTACAATGGAGGGTCTGCGGTTTGTGTTGTGGCAGCTTCCAGCGGATATCCCGATAAATATCAAAAGGGCTTTGAAATAACAGGACTTGATTATAAAGAGGATGGGGTGATAATATTTCAATCTGGGACAAGAGAACTTGATGGTAAAATCCTCACCAATGGTGGAAGAGTTCTCGGAGTTACTGCTTTTTCAGAATCCCTAAATATTCGTTCTGCTAAAATAAAGGCTTATAAAGCACTAAACCATATCCACTTTAAGGACATCTATTTCAGAAAAGATATTGCTGATAAAGCACTGAACAAAATCTGA
- a CDS encoding glutamine--tRNA ligase/YqeY domain fusion protein: protein MNDNLNPAKSKNFIYEIIDEDLKTNKWNGNVHTRFPPEPNGYLHIGHAKSICLNYGIARDYNGKFNLRFDDTNPTKEEQEYVDSIIEDVKWLGGDFEDRIFFASDYFDQMYKLAVKLIKKGKAYVDDSDPETMRGLRGTITEAGKESPNRNRSIVENLDLFERMRKGEFKNGEKVLRAKIDMTSPNMLLRDPVMYRIIHSEHHRAGNKWCIYPTYDWAHGLEDSIEGITHSICTLEFEVHRPLYDWFLNELEIYHPQQIEFARLNLNYTVMSKRKLLELVEQKFVDGWDDPRMPTISAYRRKGYTPEAIQNFAEMIGVAKRDAMTDVALLEFAIREYLNKRAQRVMAVLDPLKVVITNYDGEEELEAVNNPEDAEMGHRKVPFSKEIYIEKSDFMETPPKGFHRLVPNGEVRLRYAYIIKCDEVIKNESGEVIQLNCSYDPDTKSGTGTSSKKVKGTIHWVSVHTAIDCEVRLYDRLFTIEDPAGEKEKDFKELINPNSLEIIPNAKLEPSVKFAKIGDRFQFERQGYFCVDTKYTTEEKLVFNRTVTLKDTWSKTGGKK, encoded by the coding sequence ATGAATGATAATCTTAATCCCGCTAAATCCAAAAACTTTATCTACGAAATCATAGATGAAGATTTAAAAACGAATAAATGGAACGGAAATGTTCATACAAGATTCCCACCTGAACCTAATGGCTATCTTCATATCGGGCATGCAAAATCTATTTGTTTGAATTATGGAATAGCTCGTGATTACAATGGTAAATTCAATCTTCGATTCGATGATACTAACCCTACCAAAGAAGAACAGGAATATGTTGATTCAATAATAGAAGATGTTAAATGGCTCGGCGGCGATTTTGAAGATAGAATATTTTTCGCTTCAGATTATTTTGATCAAATGTATAAATTGGCGGTTAAACTTATTAAAAAAGGTAAAGCCTACGTTGATGATTCTGATCCTGAAACAATGCGCGGTTTACGCGGAACTATCACTGAAGCAGGAAAAGAAAGTCCTAATCGCAATCGCTCAATCGTAGAAAATCTTGATTTGTTCGAGCGGATGAGAAAGGGTGAATTCAAGAATGGCGAAAAAGTTCTTCGTGCAAAAATAGACATGACTTCACCAAATATGCTTCTTCGCGATCCGGTTATGTACCGAATCATTCATTCAGAACATCATCGTGCAGGAAATAAATGGTGCATCTATCCAACTTATGATTGGGCTCATGGACTTGAAGATTCTATCGAAGGAATTACTCATTCTATTTGTACCCTCGAGTTTGAAGTACACCGTCCTTTGTATGATTGGTTTTTAAATGAATTAGAAATTTATCATCCGCAGCAGATTGAATTCGCAAGGTTGAATTTGAACTACACTGTAATGAGTAAACGCAAGCTTCTTGAATTAGTCGAGCAAAAATTTGTTGATGGTTGGGACGATCCCCGTATGCCGACTATTTCTGCATATCGCAGGAAAGGATATACACCTGAAGCAATTCAGAATTTTGCAGAGATGATCGGAGTAGCTAAAAGAGATGCTATGACAGATGTTGCTTTACTTGAGTTTGCAATTCGTGAGTATTTGAACAAGCGTGCTCAGCGGGTAATGGCAGTTCTCGATCCACTAAAAGTTGTGATAACGAATTATGATGGGGAGGAAGAACTTGAAGCGGTAAACAATCCTGAGGATGCTGAAATGGGTCATCGTAAAGTTCCTTTCTCAAAAGAGATTTACATTGAGAAAAGCGATTTTATGGAAACTCCACCTAAGGGGTTCCATCGCTTGGTTCCAAATGGGGAGGTTAGATTGCGCTATGCGTATATTATTAAATGCGATGAAGTAATTAAAAATGAAAGCGGGGAGGTAATTCAACTCAACTGCAGCTACGATCCCGATACAAAAAGCGGAACAGGGACAAGTTCAAAAAAAGTAAAAGGAACAATTCACTGGGTTTCAGTTCATACCGCAATTGATTGTGAGGTTCGGTTATATGATAGACTTTTTACTATTGAAGACCCGGCAGGAGAGAAAGAAAAAGATTTTAAAGAACTCATCAATCCAAATTCACTTGAGATAATTCCAAATGCCAAACTTGAGCCATCTGTAAAATTTGCAAAGATCGGAGATCGTTTTCAGTTTGAAAGACAGGGATATTTTTGTGTTGATACAAAATATACAACAGAAGAAAAACTTGTTTTCAATCGCACGGTAACTTTAAAAGACACTTGGTCAAAAACCGGTGGTAAGAAATAA
- a CDS encoding response regulator, with amino-acid sequence MNLNFKYVSPSCKSLTGYTPEEIYQSNIEKVLTKKSFDNALNVLKEEIQKDQMNGNGVDYPNRMLEVEFIRKDNSTVWCEVKTSFIRNEAGHASQILGIARNITIRRQAELEMLRSKEKAEEMNKLKSNFLANMSHELRTPLTGILGISEYLTEELQGTEYQEMVESIHGSGKRLLQTLNLILNLSKIESEKYEIRKQTISISKVIKEIRSLFLKTAEKRGLKLIIDLKINGQLFVTDEKLFRDILINLVENAIKYTLSGSVIIEAKKINGVLIISVKDTGIGISKEKIDLIFEPFRQVSEGIGRSFEGTGLGLTITKKYVETLNGNISVQSKLGEGTCFTIEFPLLEDFSEVELPDELFIKDIPTINKPREPLSSNIKNILVVDDDSTNLMLVKMFLNKTHDVHTTTNSQDALELLTKYKFDIILMDINLGNGISGLEVIQKIKSNANFTNIPIVAVTAFAMSGDKEEFLSKGCSHYISKPFNRNDLLNLIESI; translated from the coding sequence TTGAATCTGAATTTCAAGTACGTTAGCCCTTCCTGTAAATCACTTACCGGATATACCCCCGAAGAAATTTATCAATCCAACATCGAAAAAGTTCTGACGAAAAAATCGTTTGATAATGCACTAAATGTGTTAAAAGAAGAAATTCAAAAAGATCAAATGAACGGCAATGGAGTAGATTATCCGAATCGAATGTTAGAGGTGGAGTTTATTCGCAAAGACAATAGCACTGTATGGTGTGAGGTCAAAACTTCTTTCATCCGGAATGAAGCTGGTCATGCCAGTCAGATTTTAGGAATTGCGCGTAATATCACAATTCGACGTCAGGCGGAACTGGAAATGCTAAGATCGAAGGAGAAAGCTGAGGAAATGAATAAATTAAAATCTAATTTCCTCGCAAACATGAGCCATGAACTTCGTACTCCATTAACCGGCATACTTGGTATTTCTGAATATTTAACTGAAGAACTTCAAGGTACTGAATATCAGGAAATGGTGGAGAGTATTCATGGAAGCGGAAAACGACTTCTGCAAACTCTTAACTTAATCTTGAATCTCTCTAAAATTGAATCTGAAAAATATGAAATCAGAAAGCAAACCATCTCTATATCAAAAGTCATTAAAGAAATTCGTTCACTCTTTCTAAAGACTGCTGAAAAACGGGGATTAAAATTAATTATAGATTTAAAAATAAATGGACAGCTATTCGTAACTGATGAAAAACTATTTCGTGATATTCTTATCAACCTTGTTGAGAATGCAATTAAATATACTCTTTCCGGCAGTGTAATTATTGAAGCTAAAAAAATAAACGGCGTATTAATAATCAGCGTGAAAGACACAGGCATTGGTATATCAAAAGAAAAAATTGATCTGATATTCGAACCATTCAGACAAGTGAGCGAGGGAATTGGAAGATCGTTTGAGGGCACCGGCTTAGGACTAACAATAACAAAAAAATACGTAGAAACACTTAATGGAAATATTTCAGTGCAAAGCAAATTAGGCGAAGGCACATGCTTTACTATTGAATTTCCACTGCTGGAAGATTTTAGTGAAGTGGAGTTACCAGATGAATTATTTATAAAAGATATCCCTACTATTAATAAACCTCGGGAGCCATTAAGTAGTAATATAAAAAATATTTTAGTGGTTGACGACGATAGTACAAACCTAATGCTGGTTAAAATGTTTTTAAATAAAACTCATGATGTTCATACTACTACTAATAGTCAGGATGCTTTGGAACTTTTAACCAAATATAAGTTTGACATAATATTAATGGATATAAATCTTGGTAATGGGATTAGCGGTTTAGAAGTTATTCAAAAAATTAAATCGAACGCTAACTTTACTAACATCCCGATAGTTGCCGTAACTGCTTTTGCTATGTCCGGTGATAAAGAAGAATTCCTGTCTAAAGGCTGTTCACATTACATCTCTAAACCATTTAATCGTAACGATCTTCTCAATCTAATCGAATCAATCTGA
- a CDS encoding PAS domain S-box protein, whose translation MSIQKQNKKSFSSTTSLEELKKQLVYYKNLAEIFRLVADNCPDMLWAKDLNDRYIFANRAICNNLLNAADTTEPLNKTDLFFAKRERERHPKEQLWHTFGEICQDTDQVVKKNLTPTKFDESGNVKGKFLFLDVHKAPLFDDSGKLIGTVGSAREVTKEKESEKVLKDALEKFQLISENSQDMIWIRDLQLNFKFVSPACLKVKGFTVEETMNQKLEETLTPDSLEILSRILTEELQNENLPGIDKNRTRTVVLREKCKDGRLIWTETALSFIRDENKNANAILGITRDITKRKQTEDALLNSEARYVALMSAFPDLVFVTDRNGFCLEYYAPDFIPLPFPRSEIIGKNLKSIFTQINFPDLQKMFDDYSVTGKVQIKEYEAQLNGERNFYEIRFVPFQKNKVLNIIRNITDLKKAESLKEVSYKIAEAVNSVNNLKELFSFIHQSTQKVMRAKNFYIALYNPEKQVIDFPYFVDEIDEPVATKPIEKGLTEYVLRTGKALLATPDIFNQLRINGEVDLIGEDSVDWLGVPLKSDNKIFGVIVVQSYEQNLRYTEADQRHLEFIANQAALAIIRKKAQDEQNKLIRILSALSKAEEILLTKNDYNNNLNTALKLIGEAVQVDRVYIFENHYDKKNNENLMSQRFEWCSDKAVPQIQNLDLQNLSYEKNFPSWYQHLSQNRYITGLVRDFPEAERKLFEDENIQSIIIFPIFHENYFWGFIGMDDCGSERQWSETEIAVLSAMANNISSLIRKQNFELELSESEKNIDCSQKILPMLFLLLI comes from the coding sequence ATGTCTATCCAAAAACAAAATAAAAAATCGTTCAGTTCTACCACCTCACTGGAGGAATTGAAAAAGCAACTTGTTTACTATAAAAACCTCGCTGAAATTTTCCGCCTCGTTGCAGATAATTGCCCTGATATGCTATGGGCAAAAGACCTAAACGATAGATACATTTTTGCCAATAGAGCGATTTGTAATAATCTACTAAACGCTGCCGATACTACTGAACCGTTAAATAAAACCGATCTCTTTTTTGCTAAAAGAGAAAGAGAGCGCCATCCCAAAGAACAACTGTGGCATACGTTCGGAGAGATTTGTCAGGACACTGATCAAGTAGTCAAAAAAAATCTAACGCCTACAAAGTTTGACGAATCGGGAAATGTTAAAGGAAAATTTCTTTTTCTTGATGTTCACAAAGCACCGTTATTCGATGATAGTGGAAAGCTTATCGGCACAGTTGGCAGCGCAAGGGAGGTGACAAAAGAAAAAGAATCCGAAAAAGTTCTTAAAGATGCATTAGAAAAATTTCAACTCATATCTGAAAACTCACAAGATATGATATGGATACGTGACCTCCAGCTAAATTTCAAATTTGTAAGCCCCGCGTGTCTGAAAGTGAAAGGATTTACAGTTGAAGAAACGATGAATCAAAAATTGGAAGAGACTCTTACTCCTGATTCATTGGAAATACTCTCTCGTATTCTTACTGAAGAATTACAAAATGAGAACTTGCCTGGAATAGATAAAAACAGAACCCGTACGGTTGTGCTTCGAGAAAAATGCAAGGATGGAAGATTAATCTGGACGGAAACTGCTTTAAGTTTTATTCGTGACGAAAATAAAAACGCCAACGCAATTTTAGGAATTACCAGAGACATAACTAAACGTAAACAAACTGAAGACGCATTGCTGAATAGTGAAGCAAGATACGTCGCATTGATGAGTGCTTTCCCTGATCTAGTATTCGTTACTGATAGAAATGGTTTCTGTCTGGAATATTATGCGCCTGATTTCATTCCACTGCCTTTTCCCCGATCTGAAATTATTGGTAAAAATCTAAAGAGTATTTTTACCCAGATCAATTTTCCGGATCTTCAAAAAATGTTTGATGATTATTCAGTAACAGGGAAGGTTCAGATTAAGGAATATGAGGCTCAACTGAATGGGGAAAGGAATTTTTATGAAATAAGATTCGTTCCTTTTCAAAAAAATAAGGTTCTAAATATTATTCGAAATATTACAGATCTTAAAAAGGCGGAAAGTTTAAAAGAGGTCTCATACAAAATTGCTGAAGCGGTAAATTCGGTAAATAATCTGAAAGAACTTTTTAGCTTCATTCATCAATCAACTCAAAAAGTTATGCGGGCAAAAAATTTCTATATTGCTCTGTACAATCCGGAGAAACAAGTAATAGATTTCCCTTACTTTGTTGATGAAATTGATGAACCAGTTGCAACAAAACCTATTGAAAAAGGTCTAACAGAATATGTTCTTCGAACCGGAAAAGCATTACTTGCAACACCGGATATTTTTAATCAATTAAGAATAAATGGCGAGGTTGACTTAATCGGTGAAGACTCGGTTGATTGGCTTGGAGTACCGTTAAAATCAGATAATAAAATTTTTGGGGTAATTGTTGTCCAATCTTACGAACAGAATCTTCGTTATACTGAAGCTGATCAAAGGCATCTTGAATTCATAGCCAATCAGGCAGCGCTTGCAATAATTCGTAAGAAAGCTCAGGATGAACAGAACAAACTGATAAGAATTCTATCTGCTTTGTCAAAAGCCGAAGAAATTCTTCTAACCAAAAATGATTATAATAACAATTTAAATACTGCATTAAAACTTATCGGCGAGGCTGTACAGGTTGATAGAGTTTATATCTTTGAAAATCATTACGATAAAAAAAATAATGAGAATTTAATGAGTCAGAGATTTGAGTGGTGTTCGGATAAAGCAGTTCCCCAAATTCAGAATCTTGATCTTCAAAATCTGTCTTATGAAAAAAATTTTCCAAGCTGGTATCAACATCTTTCACAGAACAGATATATCACAGGATTAGTTCGTGATTTCCCCGAAGCAGAAAGAAAATTGTTCGAGGATGAAAACATACAATCAATAATAATTTTTCCTATATTTCATGAAAATTATTTTTGGGGATTTATCGGTATGGATGATTGCGGGAGCGAACGACAGTGGTCTGAAACTGAAATTGCAGTACTATCAGCGATGGCGAATAATATCAGCAGTCTTATTAGAAAACAAAATTTCGAATTGGAATTAAGCGAAAGCGAAAAAAATATAGACTGCTCGCAGAAAATATTGCCGATGTTGTTTTTACTTTTGATTTGA
- a CDS encoding glutamate--tRNA ligase — translation MNSEKIRVRFAPSPTGYLHVGGLRTALYNYLFAKKNNGTFILRIEDTDRNRYVEGAVEKLIKALKWAGLHYDEGPEVGGEFGPYFQSQRLDIYKKYADELIAKGKAYYCFCSPERLKSLREEQEKQKLPQAKYDKHCLHLSKLEVEKNLSASIPNVVRLNIEQNQSIKFDDLIRGHVEFESNNVDDQILIKGDGYPTYHLANVVDDHLMKITHVIRGEEWLSSTPKHVLLYDSFGWDRPKFAHLPLLLNPDRSKLSKRQGDVAVEDYREKGFLKDALINFVALLGWNAGDDREFYNIDGLINNFSLERVNKSGAVFDLQKLHWLNAEHLRKKSEGELLNLLNEELQKSKYKDQFYSDIYLLMIIKAMKERVSFVKEFIDNCIYFYEAPSQYEQKAVEKNWKPETPAQLHKFKNELAEYDNPTIEDFEHIITKAAEELKIGKAKLIHPLRLAVSGQSTGPGMFDLLFILGKDEVLKRIDTAIQKISV, via the coding sequence ATGAACTCCGAAAAAATTCGCGTGAGGTTTGCGCCAAGCCCAACAGGTTATCTGCATGTTGGCGGACTGCGAACCGCACTATACAATTATTTATTTGCAAAAAAGAATAACGGCACTTTTATTTTGCGAATCGAAGATACAGATCGAAACCGTTATGTCGAAGGTGCTGTCGAAAAGTTAATTAAGGCACTTAAGTGGGCTGGATTACACTATGACGAGGGACCCGAAGTTGGCGGAGAGTTTGGACCCTACTTTCAGTCACAAAGATTAGATATCTATAAAAAATACGCTGATGAATTAATCGCTAAAGGGAAAGCATACTATTGCTTTTGTTCTCCGGAAAGATTAAAATCTTTACGCGAAGAGCAAGAGAAACAAAAACTGCCGCAAGCAAAATATGACAAACATTGCCTTCATTTATCTAAACTAGAAGTTGAAAAAAACTTAAGCGCCTCAATTCCCAATGTTGTAAGATTAAATATTGAGCAGAATCAATCGATTAAGTTCGATGATTTAATTCGCGGGCATGTTGAGTTTGAAAGTAATAATGTTGATGACCAAATATTAATTAAAGGCGATGGCTATCCGACTTATCATCTTGCAAATGTAGTTGATGATCATTTAATGAAAATCACTCACGTAATTCGCGGTGAAGAGTGGCTTTCCTCAACTCCAAAACACGTTTTATTATATGATTCATTTGGGTGGGATCGTCCAAAGTTTGCGCACCTCCCTCTTCTATTGAATCCTGATCGCTCAAAATTAAGTAAGCGACAGGGCGATGTTGCAGTTGAGGATTATCGCGAAAAAGGTTTTCTTAAGGATGCTCTTATCAACTTTGTAGCTCTCCTGGGATGGAATGCAGGGGATGATAGAGAATTTTATAACATTGATGGTTTGATTAATAATTTCTCCCTTGAACGAGTCAATAAATCAGGAGCGGTGTTTGATCTGCAAAAGCTGCATTGGTTAAATGCCGAGCATCTTAGAAAAAAGTCGGAAGGTGAATTACTTAATTTGCTGAATGAAGAATTACAGAAATCAAAATACAAAGATCAGTTTTATTCTGACATCTACTTGCTGATGATTATCAAAGCAATGAAGGAAAGAGTATCATTTGTAAAAGAGTTCATTGATAACTGTATTTACTTTTATGAAGCTCCCTCACAATACGAACAAAAAGCTGTGGAGAAAAACTGGAAACCCGAAACTCCTGCACAATTGCATAAATTCAAAAATGAATTAGCTGAATATGATAATCCAACTATAGAAGATTTTGAACACATTATTACGAAAGCAGCCGAAGAATTAAAAATCGGAAAAGCAAAACTGATTCACCCGCTAAGGTTAGCTGTTTCGGGTCAAAGCACCGGACCGGGAATGTTTGATTTACTTTTTATTCTTGGTAAGGATGAAGTTTTGAAAAGAATTGACACAGCAATTCAAAAGATATCTGTTTAA
- a CDS encoding DNA polymerase III subunit alpha, producing MIPLHVHSCYSLLQAPVRLDELLNKAVQFSLSSIALTDIDAMYGLIQFAKKAIERNIKPILGAQITQPNSQDIYALLLAKSNEGYKELCRMITARQLNESFNLVEALNQRSENLFVISNSISLLKQVEDFESVYCELIDSKNYKRRNRELFDVSTKLHIPVVVTNPVYFLNEDEYYLHKTLCAIRLNNNVDDLLVTDYMDSEFYFKSPAEIDSQWKNLSEAVSNTFKIAAQCNVDLKFNQYKFPKFKTPANHTSHSMLREISYSGLKQRYPALSKPAVDRFELELSVIEELNFSDYFLIVWDIVLEAKKRGMMTIGRGSAANSIISYCLHLTEVDPIKYNLYFERFLNKGRSSPPDIDIDFSWKERDEIIKYVFEKYDYQNVAMISTHITFKARSAFREVAKTFGLSDREISEYSKKIPWTNANNLPNVAGLFPESRGLNFNIEPWKTIVNIASKLSDLPRHLSIHPGGIVITPSPITDYTAVQYAANKGVGLIITQPDMYSIEDLGLIKIDLLSQRSLGVLRDTMSMIEKNLNNINPESI from the coding sequence ATGATTCCTTTACACGTTCATTCGTGTTACTCACTGCTGCAAGCCCCTGTTCGCTTAGATGAACTACTCAATAAAGCTGTTCAGTTTAGTCTCAGTTCTATCGCTTTAACTGATATTGATGCTATGTATGGACTTATTCAATTTGCTAAGAAAGCAATTGAAAGGAATATTAAACCCATCCTTGGTGCTCAAATTACACAGCCGAATTCTCAGGATATCTACGCATTGCTGCTGGCAAAATCTAATGAAGGCTATAAAGAATTATGCAGAATGATCACAGCAAGGCAATTGAATGAAAGCTTTAATTTAGTTGAAGCATTGAATCAACGAAGTGAAAATCTGTTTGTAATCTCTAACTCAATTTCTTTATTAAAACAGGTTGAAGACTTTGAAAGTGTTTATTGTGAATTAATAGATTCCAAAAATTATAAAAGAAGAAACCGTGAGCTATTTGACGTTTCTACTAAACTTCATATTCCCGTTGTCGTGACCAATCCGGTGTATTTTCTTAATGAGGATGAATACTATCTACACAAAACATTATGTGCGATTCGTTTAAATAATAATGTTGATGATCTTTTAGTTACAGATTACATGGATAGTGAATTTTACTTTAAATCTCCAGCAGAGATTGATTCACAGTGGAAAAACTTATCAGAGGCTGTTTCAAATACATTTAAGATAGCCGCTCAATGTAATGTTGACTTAAAATTTAATCAGTACAAATTTCCCAAGTTCAAAACTCCAGCTAATCACACGTCGCATTCTATGTTGAGAGAAATATCATATTCGGGATTAAAGCAAAGATACCCCGCCTTGTCAAAACCTGCTGTAGATAGATTCGAATTAGAACTTTCAGTGATCGAAGAACTTAATTTTTCAGATTACTTCTTAATTGTTTGGGATATAGTACTCGAAGCAAAGAAGCGCGGAATGATGACCATTGGCAGAGGCTCCGCCGCTAACAGCATCATTTCATATTGTCTTCATCTTACCGAAGTTGATCCAATAAAATATAACCTTTACTTTGAAAGATTTTTAAACAAGGGTAGAAGTTCCCCTCCAGATATTGATATTGATTTCTCGTGGAAGGAGAGGGATGAAATTATTAAATATGTTTTTGAAAAATATGATTATCAAAATGTTGCAATGATTTCTACTCACATTACTTTTAAAGCACGCTCAGCCTTTAGAGAAGTAGCAAAGACTTTTGGATTAAGTGATAGGGAAATATCTGAGTACAGTAAAAAAATTCCTTGGACAAATGCAAATAATCTTCCAAATGTCGCCGGTTTATTTCCTGAGTCGCGGGGATTAAATTTTAATATCGAGCCCTGGAAAACAATTGTCAATATTGCTTCAAAGCTTTCAGATCTACCGCGTCATTTAAGTATTCACCCCGGCGGAATTGTAATAACCCCTTCGCCTATTACCGATTATACAGCCGTTCAATATGCAGCTAATAAGGGAGTGGGATTAATAATTACTCAGCCGGATATGTATTCTATCGAAGATCTTGGTTTGATAAAGATTGATTTGTTAAGTCAAAGATCTTTAGGAGTTCTTAGAGATACAATGAGTATGATTGAAAAGAATCTTAATAATATTAATCCCGAATCAATTTGA
- a CDS encoding DoxX family membrane protein: MNNFLSNKYLLLILRVIVGFVFLYAGAQKINSPSAFAESINAYKLFPEILINFFAVFIPWLEVVSGLMLIFGIAVRENSFIISSLLTLFILLIVISMFRGLEIDCGCFGDSTVNPIGFKKLVENIVLLLMSILLMIGKTSAIKLIRD, translated from the coding sequence ATGAATAATTTTTTATCAAATAAATACTTGTTATTAATTCTTAGAGTAATCGTTGGATTTGTTTTTTTATATGCCGGTGCCCAAAAGATTAATTCACCTTCAGCATTTGCAGAATCAATAAATGCATACAAACTTTTCCCGGAAATACTGATTAATTTCTTCGCTGTATTTATTCCATGGTTAGAGGTGGTCAGCGGGCTGATGTTGATATTCGGAATTGCAGTGAGAGAAAATTCATTCATCATTTCGAGCTTACTTACATTATTCATTCTACTGATTGTAATTTCAATGTTTCGCGGTCTTGAAATAGATTGCGGATGCTTTGGAGATTCAACCGTAAATCCAATCGGTTTTAAGAAATTAGTAGAAAATATTGTTTTACTTCTTATGTCCATTCTTTTAATGATTGGTAAAACCAGTGCGATCAAATTGATTCGGGATTAA